One region of Streptomyces subrutilus genomic DNA includes:
- a CDS encoding nucleotide sugar dehydrogenase — MPADLAVIGLGHLGLPLAQAAVAAGIETVGYDSGPVTDSTLTAAEIRRMSAAGFRVTTNPAELGRVRTAVICAPTQLGADRALDLSAIGEAGQVLAARLRPHTTVILESAVHPGVTEDYLRPVLEAGSGLRAGRDFHLAYSPSRLDPGNRTHGISNTPKVIGGLTPACTESAHAFYARLTEKVVRARGLREAETVQLLETNYRHVNIALMNEMAVLCHDLGVDLWDVIRCAETKPYGFQAFRPGPGVGGHGVPLDPNYLPHTTRTPGHPLRMIGLAQEINNRMPQYVIQRSATLLNEHGKSARGARVLLLGVTYKPDLADQEGSPAREIASRLLDLGALVSYHDPFITGWRVRDQPVPRAESLYEAAANADLTILLQHHRTYDLQGLAVKAQLLLDTRGASPAGAAHRL; from the coding sequence ATGCCCGCAGACCTCGCCGTCATCGGACTCGGCCATCTCGGCCTCCCCCTCGCCCAGGCGGCCGTGGCCGCCGGGATCGAGACGGTCGGCTACGACAGCGGTCCGGTCACGGACTCCACCCTCACCGCCGCCGAGATCCGCCGCATGTCGGCGGCCGGCTTCCGGGTCACCACCAACCCCGCCGAGCTCGGCCGGGTCCGTACCGCCGTCATCTGCGCCCCCACCCAGCTCGGCGCCGACCGCGCACTGGACCTCTCCGCCATCGGCGAGGCGGGCCAGGTGCTCGCAGCCCGGCTCCGCCCGCACACCACCGTGATCCTCGAGTCCGCCGTCCACCCGGGCGTCACCGAGGACTACCTGCGACCCGTCCTCGAGGCGGGCTCCGGGCTGCGGGCCGGCCGGGACTTCCACCTGGCCTACTCCCCCAGCCGCCTCGACCCGGGCAACCGCACGCACGGCATCTCCAACACCCCCAAGGTGATCGGCGGCCTCACCCCCGCCTGCACCGAGTCCGCGCACGCCTTCTACGCCCGGCTCACCGAGAAGGTGGTCCGGGCCCGCGGCCTGCGCGAGGCCGAGACGGTACAGCTCCTGGAGACCAACTACCGGCACGTCAACATCGCCCTCATGAACGAGATGGCCGTGCTCTGCCACGACCTCGGCGTCGACCTGTGGGACGTCATCCGCTGCGCCGAGACCAAGCCGTACGGCTTCCAGGCGTTCCGCCCCGGACCCGGCGTCGGCGGCCACGGGGTCCCCCTCGACCCGAACTACCTCCCCCACACCACCCGCACCCCGGGCCACCCCCTGCGCATGATCGGCCTGGCCCAGGAGATCAACAACCGGATGCCGCAATACGTCATCCAGCGTTCCGCCACCCTGCTGAACGAGCACGGCAAATCCGCGCGCGGCGCCCGCGTCCTGCTCCTCGGCGTCACCTACAAGCCCGACCTCGCCGACCAGGAGGGCTCCCCGGCGCGCGAAATCGCCAGCCGCCTGCTCGACCTGGGGGCGCTCGTCAGCTACCACGACCCGTTCATCACGGGCTGGCGGGTCAGGGACCAGCCGGTGCCGCGCGCCGAGTCCCTGTACGAGGCCGCCGCCAACGCCGACCTGACGATCCTCCTCCAGCACCACCGCACCTACGACCTGCAAGGACTCGCGGTGAAGGCCCAGCTGCTCCTGGACACCCGAGGAGCCAGCCCGGCGGGCGCCGCCCACCGGCTCTGA
- a CDS encoding glycerol-3-phosphate dehydrogenase/oxidase — translation MRTATLGPAQRAEALARMAERELDVLVVGAGVVGAGTALDAATRGLSTGLVEARDWASGTSSRSSKLIHGGLRYLEMLDFALVREALKERGLLLERLAPHLVKPVPFLYPLQHKGWERWYAGSGVALYDAMSVSSGHGRGLPVHRHLSRKRALRVAPALRKDALVGALQYYDAQMDDARYVATLVRTASAYGAHCANRARVIGFLREGERVVGARVRDVEGGGEYEIRAKQVVNATGVWTDDTQALIGERGQFHVRASKGIHLVVPKDRIHSTTGLILRTEKSVLFVIPWGRHWIVGTTDTDWDLDKAHPAASSADIDYLLEHVNSVLAVPLTRDDVQGVYAGLRPLLAGESDATSKLSREHTVAHPVPGLVVVAGGKYTTYRVMAKDAVDEAVHGLDQRVAECVTEDVPLVGAEGYRALWNARARTAARTGLHVVRVEHLLNRYGSLAEELLDLIAADPGLAEPVSGADDYLRAEIVYAASHEGARHLDDVLTRRTRISIETFDRGTRSARECAELMAPVLGWDKQQIEKEVEHYEKRVQAERESQRQPDDQTADAARLGAPDIVPL, via the coding sequence GTGAGGACAGCGACACTGGGACCGGCGCAGCGCGCCGAAGCCCTCGCCCGGATGGCCGAGCGGGAGCTGGACGTACTGGTCGTGGGCGCGGGCGTGGTCGGCGCCGGCACGGCGCTCGACGCGGCGACCAGAGGGCTGTCCACCGGTCTGGTGGAGGCGCGCGACTGGGCCTCCGGCACCTCCAGCAGGTCGAGCAAGCTCATCCACGGCGGCCTGCGGTATCTGGAGATGCTCGACTTCGCCCTGGTGCGGGAGGCGCTGAAGGAGCGCGGCCTGCTCCTCGAGCGCCTCGCGCCGCACCTGGTGAAGCCGGTGCCGTTCCTCTACCCGTTGCAGCACAAGGGCTGGGAGCGGTGGTACGCGGGATCGGGCGTGGCGCTGTACGACGCGATGTCCGTCTCCAGCGGGCACGGCCGGGGCCTGCCGGTGCACCGGCACCTCTCGCGCAAGCGGGCCCTGCGGGTGGCCCCGGCCCTGCGCAAGGACGCGCTGGTGGGCGCGCTGCAGTACTACGACGCCCAGATGGACGACGCGCGGTATGTGGCCACGCTGGTGCGGACGGCCTCGGCGTACGGGGCGCACTGCGCCAACCGGGCGAGGGTGATCGGGTTCCTGCGCGAGGGCGAACGGGTGGTCGGCGCCCGGGTCCGGGACGTCGAGGGCGGCGGGGAGTACGAGATCCGCGCGAAGCAGGTCGTGAACGCCACCGGGGTGTGGACGGACGACACCCAGGCGCTGATCGGGGAGCGCGGGCAGTTCCACGTCCGGGCGTCGAAGGGCATCCACCTGGTCGTACCGAAGGACCGGATCCACTCGACCACCGGGCTGATCCTGCGGACCGAGAAGTCGGTGCTGTTCGTCATCCCGTGGGGGCGGCACTGGATCGTGGGGACCACGGACACCGACTGGGACCTGGACAAGGCGCACCCGGCGGCGTCGAGCGCGGACATCGACTACCTGCTGGAGCACGTGAACTCGGTGCTGGCGGTGCCGCTGACGCGGGACGACGTCCAGGGCGTGTACGCGGGCCTGCGGCCGCTGCTGGCCGGGGAGTCGGACGCGACGAGCAAGCTGTCGCGCGAGCACACGGTGGCGCATCCGGTGCCGGGGCTGGTGGTCGTGGCGGGCGGCAAGTACACGACGTACCGGGTCATGGCCAAGGACGCGGTCGACGAGGCGGTGCACGGGCTGGACCAGCGGGTGGCGGAGTGCGTGACGGAGGACGTGCCGCTGGTGGGCGCGGAGGGGTACCGGGCGCTGTGGAACGCGCGGGCGCGGACGGCGGCTCGGACGGGGCTTCACGTGGTCCGGGTGGAGCACCTGTTGAACCGGTACGGGTCACTCGCGGAGGAACTGCTGGACCTGATCGCCGCCGATCCGGGGCTGGCTGAGCCGGTGTCGGGCGCGGACGACTACCTGCGGGCGGAGATCGTCTACGCGGCCTCGCACGAAGGGGCGCGCCACCTGGACGACGTGCTGACGCGGCGGACGCGGATCTCGATCGAGACCTTCGACCGGGGGACGCGCTCGGCGCGGGAGTGCGCGGAGTTGATGGCGCCGGTGCTGGGCTGGGACAAGCAGCAGATCGAGAAAGAAGTGGAGCACTACGAGAAGCGGGTCCAGGCGGAGCGGGAATCGCAGCGCCAGCCGGACGACCAGACGGCGGACGCCGCGCGGCTGGGGGCGCCCGACATCGTTCCGTTGTAA
- a CDS encoding protein kinase domain-containing protein: protein MSKPEHGAPAAKPEEVGAAAPAASAEAAPAEDAKPAAAKPGLTKAEPGGGKPEAKGAEPAVEAEPEDAKPAAEAEPEDAKPAAKAEPEDAKPAAEDAKPAVEAASEGAGPAAQAEPDDVKPAAKAEPAKPVNPVVEKADAVAAEVKARAEAAKSAGDGQDKGRLLAGRYRLGAVLGKGGMGTVWRAQDETLGRTVAVKELRFGSGVDEDEKRRLITRTLREAKAIARIRSGGAVTVYDVVDEDARPWIVMELIEGLSLAEFIRENGALTPRRAAEVGLAVLDVLRAAHGQGILHRDVKPSNVLIAPNGRVVLTDFGIAQVEGDPSVTSTGMLVGAPSYISPERARGHKPGPPADMWSLGGLLYAAVEGVPPYDKGSALATLTAVMTEPVDPPKNAGPLTEVIYGLLAKDPAQRLDDVRARAMLGAVINAPEPEPVRVPAPPAEQTRQISLADAQEAAEKAAAEKAAEKAAEKAARKERERKEREQRERARAALKSARKAAAAAAATTAATAAEPPADKSAPHSSAKAPRVAAPLTDVMPRRTIALAIAAVVVVLAVVGSLIAYAVGGDDADGRKDEGKGGQGNPSASASQTPGGAGQSPQPSAKPGEPGGGADNGNATPGDQGQQSPGTGQNQGQNQGQGQGAQPGGGGSGIPAGYVMVTEPGFHFSMAMPQGFHQTATAGDNSGGIYSRDGGFPRIQVDHTATPGDDARLAWAQLAPAVASSSKGYRQIGINPTSYRNYPTVADWEFEREQSGIRVRVLNRGFKVDATHGYAIMISCAADQWDGPECTQMRNTAFETFQPLG, encoded by the coding sequence ATGTCGAAGCCGGAGCACGGGGCGCCTGCGGCGAAGCCCGAAGAGGTGGGGGCTGCGGCTCCGGCTGCGTCGGCCGAGGCCGCGCCCGCCGAGGACGCGAAGCCCGCGGCTGCGAAGCCGGGGTTGACGAAGGCGGAGCCGGGGGGCGGGAAGCCCGAAGCCAAGGGCGCGGAGCCCGCGGTCGAGGCGGAGCCCGAGGACGCGAAGCCTGCTGCCGAGGCGGAGCCCGAGGACGCGAAGCCTGCTGCCAAGGCGGAGCCCGAGGATGCGAAGCCCGCGGCCGAGGATGCGAAGCCTGCGGTCGAGGCGGCGTCCGAGGGCGCCGGGCCTGCGGCCCAGGCGGAGCCTGACGATGTGAAGCCGGCGGCCAAGGCCGAGCCGGCGAAGCCCGTCAATCCCGTGGTGGAGAAGGCCGATGCCGTGGCCGCCGAGGTCAAGGCCCGGGCCGAGGCCGCCAAGTCGGCCGGAGACGGCCAGGACAAGGGCCGGCTGCTGGCCGGCCGCTACCGGCTCGGTGCCGTGCTCGGCAAGGGCGGCATGGGCACCGTCTGGCGGGCCCAGGACGAGACCCTGGGCCGGACGGTCGCCGTCAAGGAGCTCCGCTTCGGCAGCGGCGTCGACGAGGACGAGAAGCGACGCCTCATCACCCGCACCCTGCGCGAGGCCAAGGCCATCGCCCGGATCCGCAGCGGCGGAGCCGTCACCGTCTACGACGTCGTCGACGAGGACGCCCGGCCGTGGATCGTCATGGAGCTCATCGAGGGCCTCTCCCTCGCCGAGTTCATACGGGAGAACGGCGCCCTCACCCCGCGCCGTGCGGCCGAGGTCGGCCTCGCGGTGCTCGACGTGCTGCGCGCCGCCCACGGACAGGGCATCCTGCACCGGGACGTCAAACCGTCCAACGTGCTCATCGCCCCCAACGGCCGCGTCGTCCTCACCGACTTCGGCATCGCGCAGGTCGAGGGCGACCCCTCCGTCACCTCCACCGGCATGCTCGTCGGCGCCCCCTCCTACATCTCGCCCGAGCGCGCCCGCGGCCACAAGCCCGGCCCGCCCGCCGACATGTGGTCGCTCGGCGGACTGCTGTACGCCGCCGTCGAGGGCGTGCCCCCGTACGACAAGGGCTCGGCCCTCGCCACCCTCACCGCGGTCATGACCGAGCCGGTGGACCCGCCCAAGAACGCCGGCCCGCTGACCGAGGTCATCTACGGCCTGCTCGCCAAGGACCCGGCCCAGCGTCTGGACGACGTCCGGGCACGGGCGATGCTGGGCGCCGTCATCAACGCGCCCGAGCCCGAACCGGTCCGGGTGCCGGCGCCGCCCGCCGAGCAGACCCGCCAGATCTCGCTCGCCGACGCCCAGGAGGCCGCCGAGAAGGCCGCCGCGGAGAAGGCGGCCGAGAAGGCGGCCGAGAAGGCGGCGAGGAAGGAACGCGAGCGCAAGGAGCGCGAGCAGCGCGAACGCGCCCGCGCCGCGCTGAAGTCGGCCCGCAAGGCGGCGGCGGCAGCGGCGGCCACGACGGCCGCCACGGCCGCGGAGCCCCCGGCGGACAAGTCCGCGCCCCATTCCTCCGCCAAGGCCCCCCGGGTGGCCGCCCCGCTCACCGATGTCATGCCGCGCCGCACGATCGCGCTCGCGATAGCCGCCGTGGTGGTCGTGCTCGCGGTGGTCGGTTCGCTCATCGCCTACGCCGTCGGAGGCGACGACGCCGACGGCCGCAAGGACGAGGGCAAGGGTGGCCAGGGCAACCCCTCCGCGTCCGCGAGCCAGACGCCGGGCGGAGCCGGGCAGAGCCCCCAGCCCTCGGCCAAGCCCGGTGAGCCGGGCGGCGGCGCGGACAACGGCAACGCCACTCCCGGCGACCAGGGCCAGCAGAGCCCCGGCACCGGCCAGAACCAGGGGCAGAACCAGGGCCAGGGCCAGGGCGCACAGCCCGGGGGCGGGGGGAGCGGCATACCCGCGGGCTATGTGATGGTGACGGAGCCCGGGTTCCACTTCTCGATGGCGATGCCCCAGGGCTTCCACCAGACGGCGACCGCGGGGGATAACTCCGGCGGGATATACAGCCGCGACGGCGGATTCCCCCGGATCCAGGTCGACCACACCGCCACTCCGGGCGACGACGCCCGGTTGGCCTGGGCCCAGCTGGCCCCCGCCGTGGCGAGCAGCAGCAAGGGGTACCGCCAGATCGGGATCAACCCGACGAGCTACCGGAACTATCCCACCGTCGCCGACTGGGAGTTCGAGAGGGAGCAGAGCGGCATCCGGGTCCGCGTGCTCAACCGCGGCTTCAAGGTGGACGCGACGCACGGCTACGCCATCATGATCAGTTGCGCCGCGGACCAGTGGGACGGCCCCGAGTGCACCCAGATGCGCAACACCGCCTTCGAGACCTTCCAGCCGCTCGGCTGA
- a CDS encoding protein kinase, producing MEDYAGRILAHRYRLPLPPTDEYELVETRAFDTRSGQEVLVRQVPLPEVVDAELLDGHGSVPVSGQRAPGDLPAVRRAIEAAQAAAAVPDHPRLDQVFDVFAEGGSLWIVSELVPARPLAALIADEPLTPYRAAEVASDVLTALRVLHAHGWTHRNITVRTVLVCDDGRVVLTGLAAGAAEEALCGYDPVPGGDATGGGTGWGGGAPAPPAAGQDPGPGPAGPRPAGPEAEPYGGGYAPLVAPGYDTGPRYTDHITPERPEDRPELKAAARAGAIAAYRAGARAAAAEVGEQRQSDPIVVPEPRPQGSTLPQGYSYPYGGPEAGSAQPWHGATPRRPALTPPEPGREQEPEAAQAPHAPQPGPAPQAGLPARAGAVPQPGPAPQPQSAPQAGHAPQAGHAPQAGHAPQAGHAPQAGPAAQPPQAPALPAQLALPQGYRQADTPERAPSTPYSTQPVPQPAADWAGPRSGLDAERARQTRMAVVGAVTERWAPEQARHVTGPWQLAAPVGPATDLWALGALLYRAVQGHAPYPEESVAELVEMVCSEPPAFAEECGALRPVVESLLRQDPTERPDFEELRGWLRSLVRSAPEPDAGLAMLPMPDPDPARLPVVRRRGDLHGRHRNPAAPRKPRALGRTLLLGILLLLAGAVAYAMLFMPRSADPDGQGGAAPAPPKQSPSRIPTAAPESKPAPQTTTPPPAAATPAAPAPAGYTTQQDPEHFEIAVPDGWERRGINEAGQVRYTSGQFTLTVVPGRDKVEGNPDPAAYQKDKEQELTPYRTSTWSTVGDVKTTKVGQQLRATGRYTWIDGTGRSVFARNFVVALGGSYHVVMVTGPEDEQGKVTEVFEKATTSYKPGG from the coding sequence GTGGAGGACTACGCGGGCCGGATCCTGGCCCACCGCTACCGTCTGCCGCTGCCGCCGACGGACGAGTACGAGCTGGTGGAGACCCGCGCCTTCGACACCCGCAGCGGGCAGGAAGTGCTGGTCCGGCAGGTGCCGTTGCCGGAGGTCGTGGACGCCGAGCTGCTGGACGGGCACGGGTCCGTGCCGGTGTCCGGGCAGCGTGCGCCGGGCGATCTGCCGGCCGTGCGGCGGGCGATCGAGGCGGCGCAGGCCGCGGCCGCCGTCCCCGACCACCCCCGGCTGGACCAGGTCTTCGACGTGTTCGCCGAGGGCGGGTCGCTGTGGATAGTGAGCGAACTGGTCCCGGCCAGGCCGCTGGCGGCGCTGATCGCCGATGAGCCGCTGACCCCCTACCGGGCGGCGGAGGTGGCCTCGGACGTACTGACCGCGCTGCGGGTGCTGCACGCGCACGGCTGGACCCACCGCAACATCACCGTAAGGACGGTCCTGGTCTGCGACGACGGGCGGGTCGTGCTGACCGGCCTCGCGGCCGGCGCGGCGGAGGAGGCCCTGTGCGGCTACGACCCCGTGCCGGGCGGTGACGCCACCGGCGGGGGTACGGGCTGGGGCGGCGGCGCCCCGGCTCCGCCCGCCGCGGGCCAGGACCCCGGACCGGGCCCCGCCGGACCGCGCCCCGCCGGGCCCGAGGCGGAGCCCTACGGCGGCGGGTACGCGCCTCTGGTGGCCCCGGGCTATGACACCGGGCCGCGGTACACCGACCACATCACCCCCGAACGCCCCGAGGACCGGCCCGAACTCAAGGCCGCCGCCCGGGCCGGGGCCATCGCCGCGTACCGGGCGGGGGCACGGGCCGCCGCCGCCGAGGTCGGCGAGCAGCGCCAGTCCGACCCCATCGTCGTACCGGAGCCGAGGCCGCAGGGGTCGACGCTGCCGCAGGGGTACTCGTACCCGTACGGCGGCCCCGAGGCCGGCAGCGCCCAGCCCTGGCACGGCGCGACCCCCCGCCGCCCGGCCCTCACGCCCCCCGAGCCCGGCCGGGAGCAGGAGCCGGAGGCGGCACAGGCACCGCACGCACCGCAGCCAGGCCCGGCGCCGCAGGCAGGGCTCCCGGCGCGGGCAGGGGCAGTGCCGCAGCCAGGGCCGGCGCCGCAGCCACAGTCGGCGCCGCAGGCAGGGCACGCCCCGCAGGCAGGGCACGCCCCGCAGGCAGGGCACGCCCCGCAGGCAGGGCACGCCCCTCAGGCAGGCCCGGCAGCGCAGCCACCGCAGGCCCCCGCCCTGCCCGCCCAGCTCGCGCTGCCGCAGGGATACCGCCAGGCCGACACCCCCGAACGCGCCCCCTCCACCCCGTATTCCACCCAGCCGGTCCCGCAGCCGGCCGCCGACTGGGCCGGCCCGCGCAGCGGCCTCGACGCCGAGCGGGCACGCCAGACGCGGATGGCGGTCGTCGGTGCCGTCACCGAGCGGTGGGCCCCCGAGCAGGCCCGGCACGTCACCGGGCCCTGGCAGCTGGCGGCCCCCGTCGGCCCCGCCACCGACCTCTGGGCGCTCGGCGCGCTGCTCTACCGGGCCGTCCAGGGGCATGCCCCCTACCCCGAGGAGTCCGTCGCCGAGCTCGTCGAGATGGTCTGCTCCGAGCCCCCGGCCTTCGCCGAGGAGTGCGGAGCGCTCCGGCCGGTCGTCGAATCGCTGCTGCGTCAGGACCCGACCGAGCGCCCGGACTTCGAGGAGCTCCGCGGCTGGCTGCGCTCGCTCGTACGGTCCGCCCCCGAGCCCGACGCGGGCCTCGCCATGCTCCCGATGCCCGATCCGGACCCCGCGCGGCTGCCCGTCGTACGCCGCCGCGGCGACCTCCACGGGCGGCACCGCAATCCCGCGGCCCCCCGCAAGCCCCGTGCCCTGGGCCGGACCCTGCTCCTCGGGATCCTGCTCCTGCTCGCCGGGGCCGTGGCGTACGCGATGCTGTTCATGCCGCGCTCCGCCGATCCGGACGGCCAGGGCGGGGCCGCGCCGGCCCCGCCGAAGCAGAGCCCGTCCCGGATTCCCACCGCAGCGCCCGAGTCCAAGCCCGCGCCCCAGACGACGACACCGCCCCCGGCGGCGGCGACCCCCGCCGCGCCCGCCCCGGCCGGCTACACCACCCAGCAGGACCCGGAGCACTTCGAGATCGCCGTCCCCGACGGCTGGGAGCGCCGCGGCATCAACGAGGCCGGCCAGGTCCGCTACACCAGCGGGCAGTTCACCCTCACCGTGGTCCCCGGCCGGGACAAGGTCGAGGGCAACCCGGACCCGGCGGCGTACCAGAAGGACAAGGAGCAGGAGCTGACGCCGTACCGCACCTCCACCTGGTCCACCGTCGGCGACGTCAAGACCACCAAGGTCGGCCAACAACTGCGCGCAACGGGCCGCTACACATGGATCGACGGCACCGGGCGCAGCGTCTTCGCCCGCAACTTCGTCGTCGCGCTCGGCGGCAGCTACCACGTGGTCATGGTCACCGGCCCGGAGGACGAGCAGGGAAAGGTCACCGAGGTCTTCGAGAAGGCCACGACGAGTTACAAACCGGGCGGCTGA
- a CDS encoding serine/threonine-protein kinase, translating to MEQQTGGGAVLAGRYRLIEPIGRGGMGKVWRAHDELLHRTVAVKELTAGLYVAQADRDVMHARTQKEARAAARIQHPAVVTVHDVLEHDDRPWIVMEYIDGPSLADAAKAAGRIEPREAARIGLHVLGALRAAHAVGVLHRDVKPGNVLLAKDGRVLLTDFGIAAIEGDSSITRTGEIVGSIDYLAPERVTGGTPGTASDLWSLGATLYTAVEARSPFRRTSPISSLQAVVNDEPPALKQSGALAPVITALLRKDPADRPTAEEAERMLLEAMEGREPKAAQAYVPTRAVTSEELAPAQHGPPEEPQVPAPAGDARTAALPEPSAPMPPSAPAGDRPGGWIKRAAAVALVAALIGGGGVFGVLKYTGGSGSGGSDTTASAPDEAGAGGDSKSQKSQAAPPAGWSKVTDPEGFTLFVPDGWRREANGTQIDYTPDNGNHFIRIAIDPTPDYDNPYMHLLDLEKQVRKRAEYKRLRLEQNSFRDTTRGALWDFTWTEKGTLAGPRRAKEQMYVAADGTEYAVYMSSPAGAWDTTRQQFDIVLSGWEPPAAKP from the coding sequence GTGGAACAGCAGACAGGTGGGGGCGCCGTGCTGGCGGGCCGGTACCGGCTCATCGAGCCGATCGGCCGGGGCGGCATGGGCAAGGTGTGGCGCGCGCATGACGAGCTGCTGCACAGGACCGTCGCCGTCAAGGAACTGACGGCCGGACTGTACGTGGCCCAGGCCGACCGGGACGTCATGCACGCCCGGACGCAGAAGGAGGCCCGGGCCGCGGCCCGGATCCAGCATCCGGCGGTCGTCACCGTCCACGACGTGCTGGAGCACGACGACCGGCCGTGGATCGTCATGGAGTACATCGACGGCCCCTCCCTCGCGGACGCGGCCAAGGCGGCCGGGCGCATCGAGCCCCGCGAGGCGGCCAGGATCGGGCTGCACGTGCTGGGCGCGCTGCGCGCGGCGCACGCGGTCGGCGTACTGCACCGCGACGTGAAGCCGGGCAACGTCCTGCTGGCCAAGGACGGCCGGGTGCTGCTCACGGACTTCGGGATCGCGGCGATCGAGGGGGACTCCTCCATCACGCGCACCGGCGAGATCGTCGGCTCCATCGACTACCTGGCCCCCGAGCGGGTCACCGGCGGGACCCCGGGCACCGCCTCCGACCTGTGGTCGCTGGGCGCCACCCTGTACACGGCGGTGGAGGCCCGTTCGCCCTTCCGCCGCACCTCGCCCATCTCCAGCCTGCAGGCCGTGGTGAACGACGAGCCGCCGGCCCTGAAGCAGTCCGGCGCGCTGGCGCCGGTGATCACGGCCCTGCTGCGGAAGGATCCGGCGGACCGGCCGACGGCCGAGGAGGCCGAGCGGATGCTGCTGGAGGCGATGGAGGGCCGGGAGCCGAAGGCGGCGCAGGCGTACGTGCCCACGCGTGCGGTGACCTCGGAGGAACTCGCCCCCGCGCAGCACGGGCCGCCGGAGGAGCCGCAGGTGCCCGCCCCGGCCGGGGACGCCCGGACGGCCGCGCTGCCGGAGCCCTCCGCGCCCATGCCGCCATCCGCCCCCGCCGGGGACCGGCCGGGCGGCTGGATCAAGCGCGCCGCGGCCGTGGCCCTGGTGGCGGCGCTGATCGGTGGCGGCGGGGTGTTCGGGGTGCTCAAGTACACCGGCGGCAGCGGTTCGGGCGGCTCGGACACGACCGCGAGCGCCCCCGACGAGGCGGGTGCGGGCGGGGACTCGAAGTCGCAGAAGTCCCAGGCCGCTCCGCCGGCAGGCTGGTCCAAGGTGACCGACCCGGAGGGGTTCACCCTCTTCGTGCCGGACGGCTGGCGGCGGGAGGCGAACGGGACCCAGATCGACTACACCCCGGACAACGGCAACCACTTCATCCGGATCGCGATCGACCCGACCCCGGACTACGACAACCCGTACATGCACCTGCTCGACCTGGAGAAGCAGGTGCGCAAGCGGGCGGAGTACAAGCGTCTGCGGCTGGAGCAGAACAGCTTCCGGGACACCACCCGGGGCGCCCTGTGGGACTTCACCTGGACCGAGAAGGGGACGCTCGCCGGGCCCCGGCGGGCCAAGGAGCAGATGTACGTCGCCGCGGACGGCACGGAGTACGCGGTGTACATGTCGAGCCCCGCCGGCGCGTGGGACACGACGCGGCAGCAGTTCGACATCGTGCTCAGCGGCTGGGAGCCGCCCGCCGCGAAGCCCTGA